CCGCTGAGTTACGCCTCCCCTATCGACATGGAGCCTATCGGAGCAAACAGGAGCGAGCAGGAGCTTGCACAAGAGCTTGCTTATGCATTTGCGGATCAAGGGCTTGATCTCTTCACCGTTTATCTAATGTACACACCAGATAAAAAGAAGCTTCTCTGGCTCAAAGTGGTGAACAACCGCTATCGAGAAGAGAGCATCGTAAGAGATCGGGTCGAACATCTGCTCGCCGCGCTTACTCCATCTGACATCGAAAAGGTGGTAGTGGTTGTAGAAGCAGATGCTCTTCCATGCCAGTCCTACTCATACAGGAGAGAGGATCTGGTTCGCTACCATCAGGGCATCATTGGAAAATTCGAGCTCGAAACGCTTGCCCCTATGAGAGAAGCGCCAAGAGCGCCCGATGAGTATGACGCAGCGCTTATCTTCCAGAGAAGGAAGCACATCTGGGCCTTCACATTCCGGCCTCGACTCCTCACTTTTTTTGGAAGTTCGCAGGGAAAGTTTAAATACGCCCTTGGCCTGGTTGCCTCGCCGGATGGATATATCTTCGATCAGCTCTACTACAAGTTTCTCTTCAGCTATAACATCAAGTCGAGCATCGCAAATCTTCACCACCAAGATATTCTCAACCCCTCTCATCTGATCAATGTGCGGACCGATTCGATCCGCTACTTCCAAACAAATACGGTTGCCATGGAAAAAGCCTTCTTGCAGAAGGCGTGGAACTTAGGAAGCGGCTGGTTCTATCGAGTCGCGGGAGGGTATTTTGAAGCTGCTTATGGAGGGCTTTCAACCGAGTTTCTCTACTATCCAGTAAAGTCGCGTTTTGCCATCGGATTTGAAGCGGCCACAGTGATGAAGCGCCATTATAAAGGGGTTACCTTTACTCGCAAGATACGAAAATTAAACAAACACAATCAGGTGACCTACGTTCCCTTTGTTGGAACTCAGTATTTCGCGAATCTCTTTTACGACTACAAACCGCTTAATCTCGAATTACAAGTAACTGCTGGGCAGTTTCTTGCAAAAGACTTGGGCGTTCGTACAGAGGTGACGCGCTACTACCGCAGCGGACTCCGCTTCTCGC
This Chlamydiales bacterium DNA region includes the following protein-coding sequences:
- a CDS encoding YjbH domain-containing protein, with translation MSRHLYSGLFLSALVAPFNAEALQEGSSLFHDLEIVERLNRNIHDDLPLIYNNSLVGGYLSMPSARMAKAGTAALGAAYVPPYNNYAINFQVFDHIEISGNYRVFKGMEDKLFGKMGFGDEAERIGNFKIALLLPEDGFPILPSIAIGAEDFVGTKRFNAKYVVVTKSWYEANFETTLGWGHGRIKGLFGGAAWTPFRQTSLPFLKNLTLIAEYDAINYKKHVHEHPQGRRVSSRINVGIACLAWDTLQLSVSSIRGRDVSASASIRYPLGSSKGLLPKIKDPLSYASPIDMEPIGANRSEQELAQELAYAFADQGLDLFTVYLMYTPDKKKLLWLKVVNNRYREESIVRDRVEHLLAALTPSDIEKVVVVVEADALPCQSYSYRREDLVRYHQGIIGKFELETLAPMREAPRAPDEYDAALIFQRRKHIWAFTFRPRLLTFFGSSQGKFKYALGLVASPDGYIFDQLYYKFLFSYNIKSSIANLHHQDILNPSHLINVRTDSIRYFQTNTVAMEKAFLQKAWNLGSGWFYRVAGGYFEAAYGGLSTEFLYYPVKSRFAIGFEAATVMKRHYKGVTFTRKIRKLNKHNQVTYVPFVGTQYFANLFYDYKPLNLELQVTAGQFLAKDLGVRTEVTRYYRSGLRFSLWYTYTSAKDIVNGKKYHDKGFAFTIPFDMFLRQSSRNYIGYGMSVWLRDQGAQAETGKTLFSTIQDERYNYDDK